In Rutidosis leptorrhynchoides isolate AG116_Rl617_1_P2 chromosome 2, CSIRO_AGI_Rlap_v1, whole genome shotgun sequence, one genomic interval encodes:
- the LOC139893700 gene encoding zeatin O-glucosyltransferase-like, producing MATIQHHNDTIVVMVPFPAQGHLNQLHHLARLIAAYNLPIHVITTTVHSRQAKTRIPISNDNIVFHDYPTPHFPSPPPDPTSTIKFPTQLIPSFKSSMHLRQPFNDLLSTLSVTAKRVVVIHDYLMGPVVQDVVNYDNTETFSFTCCSAFASLWYLYDATGRPKLDNELELLLKEVPSNDDCMSLDGAQFVASTYVSQEKFSSGTIYDASRAIERKFIDVLEQEGHEDDKRLWALGPFNPTEVTNKSRDERDELFDWLDKQEPNSVLYVSFGTTTSISNEQIQEIAFGLEKSEQKFIWVLRDADKGDIFEGEARNIELPKGFKDRVGERGLVVVDWVSQLEILGHPSTGGFMSHCGWNSCMESMTMGVPVVAWPMHSDQPRNAMLLTKVLNVGIYVRDWPQRNELVSSRVVEEVVRRLMVEEEGVEIRQRAEELSCKVRQSMVDGGVTRLELDSFVAHITR from the exons ATGGCTACCATACAACACCACAATGATACTATTGTGGTTATGGTCCCTTTTCCGGCACAAGGCCATCTCAACCAACTCCACCACCTGGCCCGCCTTATCGCCGCCTACAACCTCCCAATCCACGTCATCACCACCACAGTCCACAGCCGCCAAGCCAAAACTCGTATCCCGATTTCGAATGACAACATTGTTTTCCATGACTACCCCACACCTCACTTCCCTTCACCACCACCTGACCCCACATCCACCATTAAATTCCCTACACAATTAATCCCATCATTTAAATCCTCTATGCATCTTAGGCAACCTTTTAATGATCTTCTCTCGACATTATCGGTAACTGCGAAACGAGTGGTTGTTATTCATGATTACCTCATGGGACCAGTTGTTCAAGATGTTGTTAACTATGATAACACTGAAACTTTTTCGTTTACGTGTTGTTCTGCTTTTGCATCACTTTGGTATCTATACGATGCCACAGGAAGGCCCAAACTCGATAACGAACTCGAGTTATTACTAAAGGAAGTTCCTTCGAATGACGATTGTATGTCATTGGATGGAGCACAATTCGTTGCTTCCACATATGTATCTCAAGAGAAGTTTTCATCTG GTACGATTTATGATGCGAGTAGAGCGATTGAACGCAAATTCATAGATGTACTCGAACAAGAAGGTCATGAAGATGATAAAAGACTTTGGGCTCTTGGACCTTTTAACCCAACTGAGGTCACTAACAAATCAAGAGATGAACGAGACGAATTATTCGATTGGCTTGACAAACAAGAACCTAATTCGGTTCTTTACGTTTCATTTGGGACAACTACTTCAATTAGCAATGAACAAATCCAAGAGATTGCTTTTGGTTTAGAGAAATCCGAACAAAAGTTTATTTGGGTGTTAAGAGATGCGGATAAAGGTGATATCTTTGAAGGTGAAGCAAGAAATATTGAGTTACCAAAAGGGTTTAAAGACAGGGTTGGGGAGAGAGGTTTAGTGGTGGTGGATTGGGTGTCCCAGTTGGAAATACTGGGGCATCCGTCCACCGGGGGATTTATGAGTCATTGTGGGTGGAATTCGTGTATGGAGAGTATGACTATGGGAGTTCCTGTTGTTGCGTGGCCGATGCATTCTGATCAGCCACGCAATGCTATGCTGCTAACTAAAGTGTTGAATGTTGGGATTTATGTGAGGGATTGGCCTCAAAGAAATGAGTTGGTGAGTTCGAGGGTGGTGGAAGAGGTCGTTAGGCGGTTGATGGTGGAAGAGGAAGGGGTGGAGATACGACAACGGGCAGAGGAGCTTAGTTGTAAAGTCCGGCAATCTATGGTAGATGGTGGCGTTACGCGTTTGGAATTGGATTCATTTGTGGCCCATATTACAAGATAG
- the LOC139893699 gene encoding WD repeat-containing protein VIP3-like, which produces MKLAWLRSLETSHQDCVWACTWLPPTTGKTSGILLTGSLDETVKLWNPEDLTLIRTNTGHCLGVISVAAHPSGKIAASASIDSFVRVFDVESNNTIATLEAPPSEVWQMEFDPRGTTLAVAGGSSASLKLWDTAEWKLIATLSIPQPEGSKPSDKGTNKKFVLSVAWSPSGRQLACGSMDGSISVFDVQRAKFLHHLEGHTMPVRSLAYSPIDPRVLVSGSDDERIHMYDAEGKTLFSSMSGHSSWVLSVDVSPDGAAIASGSSDRTVKLWDPKMRAAVQTMTNHTDQVWGVKFEATGGGVRGCLLASVSDDKSISLYNYS; this is translated from the exons ATGAAATTGGCATGGCTAAGATCTCTGGAAACTTCACATCAAGACTGCGTATGGGCGTGTACATGGCTACCTCCGACCACCGGTAAAACTTCCGGCATCCTTCTCACCGGATCTCTTGATGAAACCGTTAAATTATGGAATCCGGAAGACCTAACGCTTATCCGTACAAACACCGGTCACTGTCTCGGTGTTATATCAGTTGCTGCTCATCCATCTGGTAAAATTGCAGCATCTGCTTCAATCGATAGCTTTGTTCGTGTATTTGATGTTGAATCCAATAATACAATTGCTACTCTCGAAGCTCCTCCTTCTGAAGTCTGGCAAATGGAATTTGATCCTAGG GGTACTACTCTTGCTGTTGCTGGCGGCAGCAGTGCATCACTTAAACTATGGGATACTGCTGAGTGGAAGCTGATAGCAACTTTATCTATTCCTCAACCTGAAGGTTCTAAGCCATCTGATAAAGGAACCAACAAAAAGTTTGTTCTTTCGGTTGCATGGAGCCCAAGTGGACGACAGCTGGCATGTGGGTCCATGGATGGTTCTATATCCGTGTTCGATGTACAACGTGCCAAGTTCCTTCACCACCTTGAAGGACACACGATGCCTGTGCGTTCTCTTGCATATTCTCCTATAGATCCTAGAGTTCTTGTTTCGGGTTCAGATGATGAGCGGATTCACATGTACGATGCAGAAGGGAAGACGCTGTTTTCATCAATGTCGGGTCACTCTAGTTGGGTTTTGAGCGTTGATGTGAGCCCAGATGGGGCAGCTATTGCGTCAGGATCTAGTGATAGGACCGTTAAGTTGTGGGACCCGAAAATGAGGGCAGCAGTTCAGACAATGACTAACCATACTGACCAGGTGTGGGGAGTGAAGTTTGAAGCTACGGGAGGTGGAGTTAGAGGGTGTTTGCTTGCAAGTGTATCAGATGATAAAAGCATTTCATTATACAATTATTCCTAG